In Silene latifolia isolate original U9 population chromosome 6, ASM4854445v1, whole genome shotgun sequence, the genomic window AGGATAAACAAAATGATTGGTATAAATGCGTCTTAAACTTTGGTGCAATATCAGGCTAATAAACCAACATAATATTCCCTTCATCCTAATTACTTAATTTTCCTTTTTATTATTTATGAATAGTATTTTAATGAATAGTAGATAAATAATATGGACGATAAGAGtactaaataattaattatcaatTTGGATTGATTTTAGAAGTTTTTGATATATTTGAATCCACATATATTATAGGTATTTGGGGTAACAGGGGTTTGAGGAAGAACCACCCCATCATTTGAcgatgatagatgaaccatctaaatcaaaaccttaaggtgatatTTGAGGCTCAACCCGTACCGTGTGCTGACATTCCACTTCGTGAATTATGGAAACtgtgaccttcggtcacactggctctgataccatgatagatgaaccatctcaaccaaaactttaaagtgatggttgaggcccaactattataactATTCCTATTAGACGACTTTATCTTGACATTTAAATTTCATTCCGGCCTAAAAtgataattttttattattattttaaaacatattttatccaagcattttcttaaaaaaaaatgtGTTTGTGTCATTCATGATCTCTAAAATTGACATGTGACTTTTCATCTAATAATATAGACTTGTAATAATAAGCAGAATATTCAATAATGTATGTCGAACAATGAAAATGTTGAAAACTAAACTTTGACTATTAATTAAACAAAATCATTCATAATAAccacatcatttttttttttgaatattccACTTCTTAACGGTTATAAAAGGCGCACGTACCACTTTGTTATTGCATCATAACTTAAACGAACAAAGATAAAGAGATTAATCAACAAATAATAAAAACctcaaattttatttatttacatGTTTATTATCGAAGAAAATATATATTAACGTAACGCAATGGAGACGAAAGTTGGAATGATAGCAATAATTTGCATGGCATTTGCAATAAGTTTTTACGTTGCAAATGCAGCTGATCCTTCTCCTCTTCAAAGTTTCTGTGTTGGAATTAATGACCCTAATTCCGCAGGTTcactctttttcttattttctatATTAGTTCGTAATTATAGCGTTGTATGTAGGTTTGCAGTGACGGAATAAGGATTTGATGAATATATAAGTAATTGGCTAATGGCTATACACATTGAAAATCCGAGAAATACGAGTTAATAACGTGCAAAATTTTATTGTTTAACGGGTGCTAATCCCTTCTAGCTCACCTAGCTCCACCATTGAGTCACTAAATGTTAAGAACTCGAAAAACAAAGGTAAATTTGATAATAACGGGATTTAAACTAATTAATGTTAGCTAGCTGGCATCTGCCGACTGCTGTCTACAGATTGTATATTCTAATTAATTACGACTATTATTAGTTTTACCATTCATATACAAGTTGAAGAGGACCAACATCAACATGTTTGTAGACGTCGACTCGACGACAATATGTAAATATTGGaaatttgttaatttttgttaaaACTATAACAGAAAATTCAACAACTTTGTTCTTAAGTCTTAACCTTGgctataattttaatttttagtCACATACATTTTCTAAATATGTTTTTCActgacatttaatttagttattaattttaatttgcAGTATTTGTGAACGGAAAATTCTGCAAAAACCCTAATGACGTGTCAATCAACGACTTCATACATAAAAATTTCAACGTAGCCGGTAACACAAGCAATATTCAAGGAGCAAACGCAACATTAGTAGACGAATCCTTATTCCCGGGGCTAAACACCTTAGGAGTAGCCATGGCACGGGTCGATTTCGCCCCATCCGGCCTAAACACCCCTCACTTACACCCACTCGGGTCTGAAATATTCGCAGTCATGGAGGGATCATTATACGCCGGGTTTGTAACAACCGATAACAAACTTTTTGACACGGTCATTGGTCCCGGGGACATGATTGTATTTCCACAAGGGTTGATACATTTTCAGCTTAATATTGGTGATACTGAAGCTCTTGCAATTGCTTCATTTGGTAGTCAAAATCCTCTACGTGTTAACGTTCCGAATGCTTTATTTGGAACTAACCCTCCAATTTTGGGTGATGTTCTTACAAAAGCATTTCAAGTTGATGGAAATGTGATTGATAAACTCCGAGGGCAATTTCCGGGTCAAGAAAATGGGGTTGAGACTGGAAGATCTATCTTGAGGTTAATTCAGCAGAATTCTTCTTAATTAATTGCACTATTGAAATAGGGCAAATAAATTTGGGGAATTTATTATCCAAGATATAAATTATATAGTGAATGATGCATGATGTATAATTTTTAGtttatttgttatttattttatattgCTTGTTGGATAAATTCCATATTGGGAAGTGCTTGTATAGTTGTATGCTTTAAATTAATAAAGACTGCAAATTGTATAAATTTGATGGTTAATGGATTATCTTTTATCTTGATTCATTCTTTCTATTTACGGAGTACCTCTTATTCTTTGTGGTTTTCTCATATTGTTTGGGACATCTCTTCTTAATAAAAGAGTACAGAATCGATGTGCACGAATGAACCTTATAAATGAAACACAAATTCTTGCTTAAGACACACATATCTAATTTGAAACTTACAATGAGTCAAATAGAATAGATGAGACAAAACAAAATGTTTAAGAACTAATAATAAACTTGTCCAATCTATCAAGGAGCGGTACTACTCTTTGACCTTCAGTTTTACTGTTAAAGACGGATATACCGTCTTGAGAAAGACTAGACTACAAATGAAAAAGGGTGTTACAAATTCTCaaatcatcaatcaatcaatcaatcaatacatatatataaagcaaaaacttttcgagcgatattagagagtccaatttttttagaaatcctataatttaaagaaaaatttaataaattatcctaataagagtagatttctaaaaaaatattaaatttataaaattttCCTAATAAGATTAGATTTCTtaaaaaaacaaattttatttaattttatatcctaatataagtagattgaaTTTATTAAATCACACACATATATGTAGATTTTAGTGATTATAAATTTATATGTAATTGTGAGTAACAACTTCTCATTTTATCTTAAGTTGAAAATGAACTAAAATGATATTCAatgtatcctaataaaagtagatttataaaaagaacaaaaaaaattatCCTTATAAAAGTAAATTTCTTATTAAGAACAAagcaaattttatttaattttatcttaATATAAGTACAAAATAAATGAACTAAAGTGTTATAGGAGGCAGTTTAGTACTTTATACACGAGTATTTGTGATATTGGCATAGTGTTTTCCGAGTGGTAAAGCAAGAACCAGTTATTGTATCAATAGGACCCACATGATCATTATCATATACGGAGTACTATAAAATGCAATTGTTCCTTCGAAGTACCAAATATATATTGATGAAACAAGCGTGTAAATGAGTAATAATGTATGCCGACAATTGTTCTTATTTAGAGTCTACAAAAATGAGCATTGGCTTGAAATAATTTCATATATCTAGGTTATAGGTACAAGATTCATGTTAATAATTACATACTAAAGTTTAGTTCATTTAAAAAATTATACAAATTCTCAATTAAGATGGACACTATCCATCTTAAGTTTAAAATGGGTCAAATATATACCAAATCACATGACAAATTGCTTAAAAAATGTCAATTTTTTTGTCTTTATTACCACTATGTGGTAGTCTTTGACCAGTTTTAAGATTTAAGACGGATATTCCATCTTAAACAAGACGTACTTTTTCAATCTTAAATATTCCGTAAGTAATCGTACGGTGACACAAACTTTTATCTGGTCTTGAACTACTATAATATGATGGCTTGAGTTTCAAAATTAATTTTCACTAGAATGtccaaagaaaatcaaatagttacctTATCTAAGCAATAAAAAATTAGAGTATACTTAGTGTAAGATAATAGTTATTCATtccatttttattgttttattttcattttgaaaAATTTAAGAAATATAGGTGATATTACTACTCTATCCCTTAATTAagaagaagggggagaatgtcATGTTAATAGAATGAATAATAGTATAAGATTAGGGGTAATAGTAATAGTCCATCGATTTTATCATTATCAGAGGATGGTTGATTTGGGATAAATTTTGGAGAAAAAAGGTCAATAAAAATAGAATGAGTGGATTATTTAATGCTCCGTATGAGACTATAGTGACGTTTATGTGCATAACATCCCACTTTTGCCGACCATTTTCAAGTTATGTTAGCAAATCCAATATCTGCAAACTACTTAAACATAAATGAGAGCATAAAACTATAAATAAATACCCCGTATATGAGTTTTGAGTAGAGATATGATTTTGAAGTGCCTTAACCATGTTAGATGTTGATCTGATCCTACTACTAAGTCAGGACTTATTACTACTATGTATATAATTTAGTTTAAGTGGACTATAATACAAATTTGACTCCTAATTCTAAAAATAATCTTGTATTACATTATTAATGTATACCAATATGGTAATTATATTAGTGCATTGAAATAGTATACCAAATGCACAATTCGCTTAAAATTTCGAAAGATAAATTATTAAGTACGGTGTATATAATAGAAGAGGAGAACTAGAGTGAGTTCTAATGTTTAAAAGAATTGATACGATTCGATAATTTTCGGCCAACCTTAAATTTGTAACCAAAAATAATATATTCAGCAAgtcacagaaaaaaaaaaaaaaaaaaaaacagcattTGGCAGGGTATAACAAAATTTTGGTAAATAATTAAGATAGTAGGGGAAAAAAATGTTTAAATACAAAGTACTTTAGTTTATTGGAAACGAGAGAAATGTTTAATAatttttttgacaaaaaaacgCTTATAAAAGCAAAGTCAAAATCAAATCCAATTAGACGTTGtatattttgtaaaaaaaaaaagggcaTATAGCCAAACAGAGCTATATAATGATGGTGGTAAACATTATTAGTAGATTAATACAGAGGAAAATATGTATATACTCCATAATTGTGATGCATATAATAAATAAGGAATTGGTCATAATAAATGTTATCGTAAATATAAGAATAGTTAGCATTACAATGAGAAAATCACTTTTATTAGAAAGCAAACTCTATTAAAAGTGTTCAATTATATCAGCGCATTTGTTTTGGTTGGAGTGAATGTAAATGGCGATTTATTAGGCCGGTATTAAATTGTACATCGTGTCAACTATGGGCGTTAAGACATACATAAAGCTAATATTTACATCTTCATAACTCTTGAGGGAGTTATGGTTTCAACCATCGTTCATTCCCTTCTCCATATGACATCCTTGCTTTTAAATGAGTCATTTTTTACTTTCATTATATGCGACTTTGACTAGGTATTTCAGTTGGACTCGGCAAGACGAaatttgctcttgaaaatttcacAATAAAGTACATACCCAATGAAGTTAATATAAATCATATTGCCAGTTAACTAATCCTATAATcaaattttataataaaactaATGTAGATCTAATCGGATTTACAAGTAATACCTACTATCTATCCTAAACTCTAAAAAATTAAACATTTACTCCCTCCCTGGTCAATAGTTTACACTATCCCTCTTTGAGTGTTTCAGTCAATAGTTTACGTTTCTGTTTTAGGTATGTTTATACTCTCTACTTTatcttttaaaaatataaaattaattcCCCTCTCTTTGTACCTTGGTCTTTATGTATATATTTCCTCCGCCCcgatcaatagttatctattacttttggcacaaatattaaggaatAAATAtgagtgaatttggaccacatgCACATGAGCCACAAAAGGTTGccaaaaatggaaatagataactattcaATGATACACCcgaaaatggaaatagataactattgaccgGAACGGAAAGAGTATATGAAGCATATGTAAATATTTTATTGAGACAAATGGAGTATTTAGTTATTGGAGTAGTTAGTTATTCTCTAAGATATAAAGATACATCTATATAATAGACATGCAACTTTAATGACTCATATCTTCATAGCTGTACACGAGGATAATGATGGATTTCAGATACAAAAATATATTTCGTGTTTAACCGCAGACAATATCCATTAAGGTCATGCTACGCCATGACGATAAATAGAGGCAATGGGCAGTCACTTAATCGTGTTGAAATTTATATGAACTCTTATTTTAGTCATGGTTAGCTTTATGTAACAACGTAAAGAAACAACATCACCAAGGGATGAATGCTCTACATTGTTGATAGGGAACAAGTATATCAATGCCCCACAAAAGATATTGTTTACATGAAGTTCATAGGAAATAATCAGTcttaattgtaaattatgaaaacaaatTCTATTGGTTAAAGATATAACAAATTCTCCAAACATGCTACATATATGATCGAGATGCGTGTTGTTTTGCGTACCCTCATTCAGCTTTTACACCGTCTTATGCTTACAGAGTCGAATATATGGGTAGATATTGTAGGTTAATCTAATTTGCGAAGCACATAAAGGTTAGCTTCAATTATCACATGTTTATTTTGGTAGAATTAAACCACATTTAATTTGGCAATACCGTTTTATGTTAACTAAAAACTGATGGTAcctacaacaataaaaataggtaacTACATAAGTGAATAATATAACTGTCTATTTGGATGTTATACAACTGATAAAATTAATATCAAAGAAAGTAACTTTTACGTTACAGGGACTGAAGATCCAGCAGTAATCAACTAAATCAACCAGAAGTTTTATGCGTTGCAATTTTTAACAtatttggactttttttttatatttagtttagttgacttATGCTACCAAACATGGCAATGTAAACCAACGTTTACAATATGTTGTTCAACAAATTCTTGAAACATTCAACATGCACATTGTTAAAGATAATCCTAATTGGAGcctcgtgcatcgcacgggctttccaactagtacaTATATataagcagaaacttttcgagcgatattagagaatccaacttttttagaattcctatatataaaataaatttaatataaaattattattattatcctaataagtgtagatctagctttttttctcttaataatttatgagaaaatatGCTAATCGGAGTAGATTTAATAATATGAGAAAATAAGTCTAATTGaagtagatctaataatttatgagaaaataatcctaatagaagtagatctcataatttatgagaaaaataataatactaatagaaGTGAATTTAATAATTTATCGATTATTCTTTActaaaataataatagaaaaacaACTTATAAGgaatatttattttagaaatatttataacgCGAAATGTCATATAATAAAATATAAAAGTGTTAAAATTGTATATTTTATAAACATAAAATTACtctttgtgaaaaaaaaaagagatcctATTTTttgacaaatataaaatattgtcAAAAATCTAACTTCTTCGATTTTAGCTACTTAGTGAAATTCGTGTAGTAACaaagataattttattttaattttttttttgaatatttaaaGATTTAAAAAAGATTCGGGCTATTAATTATAACAAAACCCGTAATTGTCTTTTACAAAAACGTTAGGAAAATGccgatttttatttttatttttaaaatagtTCAGGAAAACTTAACATGTCATATTAGGAAAAAGAAGTAAGAAATGACATTTACTTAGCATTTGGCTTTTACAATGGCAGTGGAAGGAGACAAATTTCTATAATGACAATATTAGAAATAAACAACTTCAACGATGACATGAATAGGTTTAACTCTGACTTTCTATAACGTATCAAATGTGAATGATTGGATAACCAATAACATTCACATAAGATTAAGAAAAATTGAGCTATCATTTAATAGTAaactttaattttaattaattacaTTTTGGTGACCTAAAATATTTAATTGTCAACTTTAATCTTAATTAATTACATTTTCAGTAGAACAAAGTGCAAAATTCGATATTAAACTACATATAAAATagaataattaacataatattgaaAAAAATGCTTGATTTGTtatgttcaaatttttttttagtACTCTGTATAAAATATTAAGAATGTTTTGTATACGTCACTAAAGTGGAAAATAGTCAAAATCTCAAGGCACTAAAGTGGAATTATGCTAAACCTCTGGGCACCAATGTTGAAAAAAATCTTTTTTTGTTAATGGTTAACCATGAAGTATCCCATATGGATTTACTTGAATATAAGGTGCTCCTTAGTGTAATAAATTAGGTTAAACTAATTGCATATGTATTGGTTAAGAAGTGAAACGATTGTACATATATATTTAGTCATTTGAAGCCATTTTCTTGAAATTGAAACTCTTTTCTGAgaatttgttcattttgttattataaaCAAAAAGTAGAATGTAAGATGATGAGACTTGATTTGTTAATAGATAAcatttcaaataaacaaaaatgagttataattctaataaaattaatctaattaaaatTAATCGAGTTTAAGAGAAGTATCCTAAtatcatactccctccaatccacacAAAACTCCTCATTTGATTTTTGAAGGTCAAATTTTGAAAAGTTTGACTGTTATTTCACTCAAAAATTAGATATCGTATTATATTTCGCTTGAAATTCATAGGGAACAATCAATATTAATGGTAGATAGTCAAAACAAATTTATTGTTtagagatttaaaaaaaaaaatactccaaaCAAGCTACATTTATAATTGAGATACATGTTGTTTTGCGTACCACCATTCAACATTTACAATATCGTATGCTTACAAAATAGAAACGATGTTGTAAGTTAatctaatttgtgaatcttataaaagACAGTCTCAGTTATCACGTATTCATTTTAAGGCATTAAATCACATTTTTGGGAATGACGTTTCAAATTAACTAAAATTGTGGTgcgtacaacaataaaaataagtAACTATATAATACAATTGTGTTTTCGaatgttatacaactgatataacTAATACcaaaaatagtactccctcctattctaaataactctccatatttcctttttcgtatattcacaatactctccctatttccttatttggcaaacttttatacttattaaTCACCCCACCCcgcaacaataccccacaatactcatactttatcttattttaatcaccttacctcacaacaatacttattttaatcatcttaccccacaacaatacttattttaatcacacaatatcttccttctctccaatctcctactccaccacaatactttaccatataatactccctcccttAATTCTCGTGCCCTCCATGAATAGGGAGGGTTATTAAGAATAGAAGGGAGTAACTTTTATGTTAAAGGACTCATGATCCATTAAtaatcaacaaaatcaacccAAAAGTTTTGTGTGTTTCGAATTTCAACATAGTTGgactttttttttatcaacttaattaacttctACTACCAAACCATAACAATGTAAACCAATGTTTGCAATCTATTGTTCAACAAATTCTTAGAACATTCAACATGCATATTATTAAAGATGATTCTAATGGGAATCTCATGCATTCTATATAATTGAATCACATATGTTTTTGTATTGTTGTTTAGAGACTACTAATAATCATTGGAATGTGTAGATATTTATCATAAATGTCTCCATATACATTCAAGCGATCAAGACATATAAAACAATTCACCGATCTATGTTACTATTTTTGTTTCATTAATTTACTCTATCTTTATAAGAATGAGGTGATCATTAGGAGGAGGAACGATACTGAGAAGAACATAAGTAGAATTTGGCGGTTTGGACAACTTAAAACTTTTGTGTAACAACGGAGCAACTGATAGTATTATTCATATCTGACTATCGGTTCAAGACTCACGCATTAGCCTAAATTTTGAATAAGTGTAAGTTTGAAAGAGTCTTAATAATTTAGACTATTAATTATTCTCAATGGTATACATGTGTTATGATCATTAATTAGTTGAATCATGGAAACGCACATTATACTTTTAATCAAACAAAATCTTTCTTATGCATTATAGAatatttatttttctatctattcAACCACGTATCTTTGTGTTTTGCTGTTAGTTTTACATATTAAGTACAGTAGAATTCTATTTAGTCATATTTCTATACTTTTTTTGGGTAAAATGTAAGTAATATTATAACCAAGCAACCAACTATTACAACTTACACCGGTTTACTTCATCTCTCGATAGAAAATATAGCAAAGTAATCTAATTCAACTACTCCCTATATCTTATCCCATCCCTTCCTCTACATTTCATCTGCAATTTATACAAAATATcatttttaatcgataaaactaGCAATTCTGGCCTAGAGCATCCTCATGTTTACATCTATTCCTTGCTTCCCATATCTTGTATACCAGTGCCTGTATACAAGCTCCCACCATTTTCTTCCTCATATAACCTCTCATTCTCTTCTTCAACCACCATTCAACAAACTCATTTTTTGGTACCTGTATCCCCAGCATTCTGTTTAACAGATACAAGCTTTTAAGGACGTACAAGTAGTCTTACTGTAAATAATCAAAGACTACTTCGGTTAAAAACAGATGGTGAGTGCGATTAGAACGGTAACTCTATTATTAATCAATCACCCAACAATTTTAATGTTGTTATAAACTACTAACTTATGTTGTCATAGATGATAGATAAAGGGAGTATGTATAATTATGATACATGACGTAACCCCATTTAATTTTACTTACTTGTTGAAGGTTAAAATAATTTGAAAAATTCATAAAGGTTTATTTCAGTTATATAGGGTTCATTTTGGTAATATGCACCATGTTTATGGACATAGGGTTTTGTATTTAATTCAAAACCGATGGTACATGTAGTAACTACGTACTATAACTATGTCACTTGATGTTTATACAAATGAATGATTACTACTAATTAAATGACAAAACATTCACgctaaaagtaataataattcatagGTCATCAACTACACCAAACCACGAACTTTTGTTTCATCAAATGATTTAACATAGTTGGacctttttttttatcaatgttaTGGAAATATATTGTCGGTCATATTATGGTAGTTGTTATTTAGGAAAACACGGTCTTGGTAAATATTCGGGTTTCCTTAAGTCGTGATTAGGGTTGTATTGTATGTACTATAAATACGTTGTTGTATCGTCTGTCAAACACACAATAATAATATACAATAAAATTCTCAAAGCTTCTCCTGTCCGTTTTGCGTCTTAACTTGGTAATCAGAgccgttttttttctccttgtttgGTGTCTTGCGTCTGTTGTCATGACGAAGGATGGAGAAGCCAAGAAATCTAAATCAATCAGTCCGTATTTTCTGTCAACTAGTGATAAACTAGGGGATAAAGTCATTCAAGTTGTGCTCAATGGTGATAATTATGACGAGTGGTCAGTCAAGTTTCGTGGTGCTCTACGCGCTAGGAAGAAGACGGGTTTTATTGATGGCTCAATCACAAAACCCGATGACAATTCCGACGAACTCGAAGATTGGTATATGGTGAACGCGATGGTTGTCAATTGGATTTTTAATGTCATTGAACCGGGCTTGGGTTCCACAATCACGTATGTTGATGAAGCTAAGGTGTTGTGGGATGACATCGAGCAGCGGTTCAGCGTAGGTAATGGACCCAAGCTACACCGTGTCAAGGGTTCCATATCGTCGTGTAAGCAAGGTGAGAAAGAACTTGTGTCTGAATATTATGGTCGTCTTAAACGTCTATGGGATGAACTCGATAAATATGATCGTAATCCCGTCTGTGAGTGCCGTGGTTGTAAGTGTGATATTAATAAAAAGTTGGACAAGAAACGTGATGAAGGTAAGGTGCACGAATTTTTGCTGGGTCTCGTGTCACAGTATGCTACGGTACGCTCTAATCTCTTAATGCAGGAACCTCTACCCTCTCTTAATCGAGCCTATGCCTCCATTGTTCAAGAGGAGGGTGTGCGAGGTGACGATGTTGGTACCAGTTCAGGCGTTCGTAGTGAGAGTCGGTCTGACCCAGTCGGTTTCAATGCTACCACTGCCCATAACGTGCATTCTGATTCTCGTAATGACGGAGCTTCTCGTACTGATGGTTATACACGACCCAAGTGTGATAAATGCAATCGATGGGGACATGTAAAGGCACAGTGCTTTGACATCATTGGCTATCCCAAAGATTGGAAGGAGAGAGGTCGGTCGAATTATAGTGGTAATTATGGTGGACGCGGTCGTGGTAGAGGTTATGGGCGTGGTTCCGCGAATAATGCTAATGCAGGTGACGAAAATACGGATAACCCCCGTGGAGAGCAGCAGTATGTAAGTGTTCCAAAGGAGAAGTGGGACGCGTATGTTAACAATGTCAAAGGTCCTACGTCCTCTAGTTCCAATGCCCGGATGTCTGGTAAGATACATAATCCCGCACTTTGGTTGTTAGATTCGGGTGCTACCCATCATATGACGGGATGTCGCGAATTATTGAGTCACATACGTAAAATAACTCCCTGTAATGTCACTTTGCCTAATAGGAGCC contains:
- the LOC141658581 gene encoding putative germin-like protein 2-1, which encodes METKVGMIAIICMAFAISFYVANAADPSPLQSFCVGINDPNSAVFVNGKFCKNPNDVSINDFIHKNFNVAGNTSNIQGANATLVDESLFPGLNTLGVAMARVDFAPSGLNTPHLHPLGSEIFAVMEGSLYAGFVTTDNKLFDTVIGPGDMIVFPQGLIHFQLNIGDTEALAIASFGSQNPLRVNVPNALFGTNPPILGDVLTKAFQVDGNVIDKLRGQFPGQENGVETGRSILRLIQQNSS